The DNA region AGTAGGTCGCGGCGACGACGCTGCAGTCCCGGATTTCCTCACGGCGGTGCTCGGCGCCGATCGTGATCCTGACCGGCGCCGGGCCGCCGTCGTGCAGCAGTTCCGCCACCACATCGTGCCGCTGCAGCGCCGAGAGCACCGGCTCGGCGCGCCGCGCATCGCGAAACTCCGGCTGCTTCAAGATGTTGGTCTGTCCCTCCGTATGAATCCGGGCCGCCGAGGCCGCGATCTGCTCACGGACGAGACGCCCTACCTCCGACACGACCTGCCGGTAGAGCGCCGCCTCGCCGATCACCTCGTCCAGCGCCCGCACCGTCAGCTCGCCGAGCCGCCACCCGGCCACCCGCCGGCTGATCTCCTGCGAGAGCCGGTCGCAGTCCTCCGGTGACGTCGCGTCCGTGAGTTCGACCATGCGGCCCTCGAAGACGCCCGTGTCCGTGACGACGACGATGAGCGCCCGGCGCGGCGTCAGCGGAATGAGGTGCAGGTGGCGGACCACCTGCTCCTGCAGGTGCGGCCCCTCGACGACCGACGCGTATTCGGTGCCGGTGGCCAGCGCGTGGGCGACCCGCGCGATCGTCCGCTGGGGCTCGTCGTGGGCCAGCAACACCCGCCGGAGGCGCGCCTGCTCGACGGAGGCCAGCGGCTCTTCCGTCACCAGCGAGTCCACGTAGACCCGATACCCGCGGTCCGTCGGCACGCGGCCCGCCGACGTGTGCGGCTGGTTCAAGTATCCCATCTCTTCGAGGGCGGCCATCTCGTTGCGCACGGTCGCCGAACTGACGTTCAGGCCGTGGCGTTCCCGCACCGCCTCGCTGCCGATGGGTTCGGCCGTGGCGATGTAATCGTCGATGACGATCCGCAAGATCTCGCGCCGCCGGCCCTCGATGGGTTCCACCGCCGGACCTCCGCCGCCTCAACTCCCGACGTCATTAGCACTCACAAGGCGAGAGTGCTAAACATCCGAGACGAGCCTACACCGGCCCGAGAACCGTGTCAAGCCGCGCGGGGGGGCGCGGTCAGTCCGCCGCCATCCTGCGTCGGCCGATCTGGAGCAGCCGCAGCTCCCGGACGCCCAGGGCGCGGCAAACGCCCAGGTAGACGACCGC from bacterium includes:
- the hrcA gene encoding heat-inducible transcriptional repressor HrcA → MEPIEGRRREILRIVIDDYIATAEPIGSEAVRERHGLNVSSATVRNEMAALEEMGYLNQPHTSAGRVPTDRGYRVYVDSLVTEEPLASVEQARLRRVLLAHDEPQRTIARVAHALATGTEYASVVEGPHLQEQVVRHLHLIPLTPRRALIVVVTDTGVFEGRMVELTDATSPEDCDRLSQEISRRVAGWRLGELTVRALDEVIGEAALYRQVVSEVGRLVREQIAASAARIHTEGQTNILKQPEFRDARRAEPVLSALQRHDVVAELLHDGGPAPVRITIGAEHRREEIRDCSVVAATYYVGGRPAGELAIVGPTRMRYGRTISLVRFLADTLGEALDRL